Part of the Deltaproteobacteria bacterium genome is shown below.
AGGAATTCCCGAGAACCTCCGACACCGCATCTTCGAGCCGTTCTATTCCACCAAACAAGCCGGAACAGGGCTCGGATTATCGCTCACACAGCAAATACTCGCCGACCACGGCGGGACCATCAGCGTAGACGAGAATAAGCCTTCCGGCGCACGCATCACACTGAACCTTCCAAGTTTGACCGATCAGCCAAAAGAACAAAAAAGTACGTGACGAGAGAACGCCTAGCTATTTAGTAAGCAGGACGGACGGGCACGGATGGCCTCGACTTTTCACGCGATATCCTTGAGTGCCGTAACTAAAGCACTATTTCGACAGCAATAGCGATTTGAGCTACCGAGAAGCCCTGCATAGATTGGAAGACTTTAAAAAAGGTCGAGATTTCGTGCTAGCAAGTGATTACAACTTAACTATGCGCAGTATATACTTGGAACCATTCGACTTTTCAGTTTTGGGTGGTTTTGGGTCATGACGACTGGGCCAAACTAAGCAGGATTCATTCCAAATCTTGCCTTGACTATCCCCCTCAGCGGATTAACATCATGAGGCAGTTAGGTGTTGAGTGGTGGTGTGATGGTTGGGTGGTCTTTTTCGCAGTAGCCAACCGCAAGTCGATTACTCAGTCGTCGCGCCACCGGTCAACACCCTGCTCACTCCTTGAATTCACTCAAAATATAGGCAAAAAAAACCCCGCAAGACATACATCCTGCGAGGCTTCCCTCTTAGTTTTATAAGCTCGCTTACGCAGCGACCGCCGAAGACTTGCCTTTGTTTGCCGTAACCTTCTTCTCTGCTCGCTCGCGCAAGAAGATATAAGCAGGTGAAGCAATCGCAACTGATGAGTAAGTTCCCACAAGAACACCAACAGTAAGGGCAATCGAGAAATCACGAATGATTCCGCCGCCGACGATTAAGAGCGCCAACACAACCAACATCGTGGTTGCACTGGTAAGCAATGTTCGCGACAATGTTTGATTCAAAGAAGTGTTCACCAAATCACGCAGCGTACGGCCACGGTATCGCAATGAGTTTTCCCGAATACGGTCGTACACAACAATGGTATCGTTCAGTGAATAACCGACGATTGCCAAAATTGCTGCGATAACTGGGAGGTTAAATTCCAGACCCAGCGCCGAGAACACACCAACAGTAATTAATACATCGTGAATCAGCGCAAGCACCGCTCCAGGAGCAAATGCAAGGTCGAACCGGACTGCAATATAGAGAAGAATAAAGCCGAGCGCATAAACGATGGCCATGATGCCGTCGTTGCGTAGCTCTGCACCAACTTGTGGACCAACGAATTCAACTCGCTTAACAAGCTGCTCGCTAGAGGCCACGCCCGTACCCTCACGAAGGGCTGTCTCAATATCATCCGCTATCGATACAAGTCCGATGGAATACTCAGGACGGTCTTGACGGTCGCCACGAGTAACACCCTTCACATGGAGTTTATTCTTCTTCAAAATAGCATTCACCTGCTCTTCGGTGACTGGTGTAGCGAAGGCAACTGTAATGCTTTCGCCACTCTCTGCCATTGCCCAGTTAACCAAGCCATCTTCAGAGCCGGCCAAAGCTACAAAGTCGGCCCGGATTGCCGTCTTCTGCGCGCCAGTGATGCTACCCTGCTCGCGAACAAGCACGAGGTACTCGTTGTCTTCAACCGCGCCAAAGCGCTGCACGCGAAGACCCTCGAGACCGAGAGGAGCCAGATGGGACTTAACCTCGGCTTCATCAACCGCCTTCGGGAACTTAACCTGAATCTCATAGCCACCAGAGAAGTCGATGCCGAAGTTGAGGCCAACGACCGTCAAGAGCAGGACACATACGGCGAGTACGCTTCCGGAAGCTTTCCAGAATAGTGGGATTTTGCCAACGATGTCGAAACTTGGTTCTTTATCGAATAATTTCATCATCGACCTCCTTAAATGCTGAGCGACTCGAGCCGACGACGACTCGACATGAAGTCAAATATAAGCCGAGTCACAACAATTGCTGTGAACACGGAGCAGATAATACCAATGATCAGTGTAACGGCGAAGCCTCGAACAGGCCCGGAGCCGTACTGCATCAGAACTACACCAGCAATCAAAGTGGTGATGTTGGCATCCATAATCGTTGAAAATGCCTTGCCATACCCTGAATCAATCGCTGCCCGTGGCGTTTTGCCGATACGGAGTTCTTCAACGATACGCTCAAAGATAATAACGTTCGCATCCACCGCCATACCAATCGTAAGCACGATACCAGCCATACCTGGCAGCGTAAGCGTTGCCTCAAACATGGCGAGCACCGCCAATACGAAGAAGATGTTGAGAACCAGTGCGACGTTCGCTATAAGGCCACTGCCTCGGTAGTAGAATGTCATGAAAATCAAGACCATAAGAATACCGACGGTAATGGCCATCTTGCCACTGTCTACGGATTCAGCACCGAGTGTTTTACCGACCTGACGCTTCTCACGAATCTCTACAGGCGCCGGCAAGGCACCAGCCTTGAGAACCAATGAGAGGTCTGTGGCTTCTTGAAACTTCTTGCGAGTATCGCCAGAGCTTCCGAGCGTAATCATTGCACTGCCGCCAGCGATTCGATCCTGAATCTGAGGAGCACTGCTAACAACATCATCAAGGACAATCGCCATATTACGCTTCTTGTTAGCCTCTGTGAGGTTTTCAAAAATGCGAGCACCCTTTTGGTCGAATGTCATCGATACGTGATAATCAGATGGAAGATCAGGGTTTTGGTTAACCCGCGCATCAACTAGGTAATCACCCGTAATACCAGCCTTAGCCGTAAGCAGGTAAGTTCGTAAGAACCCTTCCTGATTTGATGAGGTTTCACCGAATGCAATCATCTTTTCATTGTCGATTTTAGACTCGAGAAGTTTGCGAACGGCTTCCTTCTGAAGCAATGGCAGCTCAAAATAATTGTCGACAACGGACTTACCGCCAGGGCCTGAAAAAGTATTTTGACGAGCAACTACACCCTCAGGCAATTCTGCGGGGTCGATACCGACAAAGATACTGCTGGCTTCTGCTTCAACAATCTTAAACTCCAACTGAGCTGTACGGCCAATCATATCCAGGGCGCGCTTAGGGTCTTTAACACCCGGCAGCTGAATGAGAATATTACTGGCACCACGTCGAGCAATAGTAGGCTCTGTAACACCGAATTGGTCAGCACGGTTTCGAAGCGACTTAATCGTCTGCTCGACAGCTGAACGTCGAACTTCTTCATCTCGCTCAGCAACTAAAGCGAGCGTATATCCCGTATCTTCACGTGTGATAGCTTCAAGCTGCCAAAAGTCAGTTCGAAGATATGTCTCAAACTGTGAACGGTCTTGACCCGGCTCGAAACCCACTTGGATCTCTAACAAGCCACGCGGTCGAACGACCTTGGTGAACTTGATTCCTTCTTCCTTCATGCCTTCATCCAAGGAATCAGCCAGACGGTCGAGACGCTGCTCAACAGCTTTCTCAACGCCAACACCCATTACAAGGTGGATACCACCCTGCAAATCGAGGCCGAGACTAAATTTGCTGCAGGTCATCCAACTTGGCATGGCCTCGCAAAATTGTTCATGAGAATCACGTTGTTCATCAGTTGCTTCGTAGAAGTAGTAATAGGAAGGATAAAGAAAATATCCAGCCAACCCTACGAAGCCGAGAACTAAAAAGAGACGGCTGTACCAACCATTGTCCATCAACTTGCTCCGACTATTATTTCTTTGCGGGAGACGTTACCGCCCATTTACCAGCGATACGGTCTTTCAAAATTCGAACTTTAACTTTGTCGGCCAACTCTACAGTGGCTACAGATTCATCAATGCTAACGACGCGCGCCCATAATCCACCGTTGGTCACTACTTCATCACCCTTTTTAAGAGCATTAAGAAGCAGTTCATGTTCCTTACGTTGTTTATTGGCAGGACGGATCAGCAAAAAGTAAAAGACAAAAACCATGAGGGCAACAAATGCCCAGTTCACGAGCTGAACTGTCGTAGACGGTCCTGCAGGCGCCTGGCCTAAACTTACTTCAATGAGATGATTCCAAACTTGCATAGGGCCTTTCCTTTCACACCAGTAGCAAGGTATCCCTTGCTCGCTCATGTGAGCGGCGGGTGTTACCATAGCCCCCCCAACAACGCAACGGTATAGGCGACCGCCGAGGGTGAAATTCCTTAATAGATTCGCGCGTTGAAGCTGGTTTTAAGTTCGACGTAACGGCGGCTCACCGAGCCACTCCAGTATCGCATCCGGATCAAACTCCCCATTGGCGATTTCGTCCCGTATTCTTTGCATCAGGCGCATGTAGAAAGTGAGATTGTGAAGGGTCGCCAAACGTAAAAACGTAATTTCGTGCGCCACGTAAAGATGCCGCAAAAACGCGCGACTATGGTTGGTGCAGGCGTAGCACGTGCACGTCTCATCGATAGGCTCCAATGCTGTTCGACAGGCACTTTTCTTAATATTGAGTTTCCCGCCAGGCACAAAGAGAGTTCCATTTCGCGCGTTCCGCGTCGGCATCACACAATCAAACATATCGATCCCGGAAGCGACACCACGCACAAGATCGCCGGGTGTACCGACCCCCATGAGATAGCGGGGCTTATCCTCCGGCAAGAGCGGCGTGGTAAAACGCACAATCCTATCGATGTCTTCGGGCGCCTCGCCCACTGAGACTCCGCCAACGGCATAGCCATGAAATGGCATCGCGGTAATTTCTTCCGCGTGCTTCTTGCGAAGATCTTCAAAGAGCGCGCCTTGCACGATGCCAAACCACGCCACATCGTCACGGGTACGTGCGTTGACCGCCCGCTGTGCCCATGCCGTCGTTCGCTTCACTGCCTTTTCAACAACTTCCCGCTCAGAATCCGCTGGCGGGCATTCGTCTAGAACCATAGCGATGTCTGGACCTAAGTTCTCCTGGAGTTCGACTAGCCTCTCCGGCGTGAGATTAAAAAGCGTTCCATCAATGTGGGAGCGAAACTTAACCCCGTCGTCCGTGACCTTGCGCATCTCGGCCAAACTAAAAACCTGAAAGCCGCCGCTATCGGTCAAGATAGCGCCTTTATTCGCTGCAAACTTATGAAGGCCACCAAACTCAGCTATGGCCTTATCGCCGGGTCGCAGCATCAAGTGGTAAGCGTTCGCCAGCGTAATGTCGGCTCCGAGTTCTTCGCGGTCTCGCTGGTCGAGTCCCTTTATCGTCCCGAGCGTTCCCACAGGCATAAACACCGGAGTTTCAATAACCCCGTGGCCCGTAGTAAGCCGTCCGCGCCGGGCCTCGGTAGCTTCGTCTTTGTGTAATAATTCAAATTCTATTGGGTTTTTCGACATTTCGCTCTCAAACAATCAACATGGCATCGCCATAAGAGAAGAACCTATACGACTGCGCAATCGCATCAGCGTAAATAGCTCGGGTTCGGTCAACGCCAAGGATAGCGGCGACCAGCATCATTAAAGTGGAGCCAGGCAAGTGAAAATTGGTAATCAACCCATCGGCGACGACCAGATCTTGTCCCGGATAGAGAAAGAGTTTGGACTCTCCCTCTAATTCGCCCGTGCGCCCCCAGGTCTCAAGTGTTCGCAGAGCGGTGGTTCCTACCGCTATAACCCGTCCACCACGTGCCTTAGTCCGTTCTATGGAATCGACCGCTTCCTGAGGGAGCCGATATTGCTCACCGTGCATCTCGTGTTCGCGAACATCTTCACCGCATTCTGGGCGAACCGGTAAAAAAGTTCCCGGACCCACATGCAATACAAGCTCGGTGAATTCAACGCCCTTGGCTTCAAGCAATTTATTCAGATCTGGCGTAAAGTGCAGCGATGCCGTGGGTGCCGCCACCGCGCCGGGCTCTTTAGCAAACACCGACTGATAATCGGCGAGGTCGCTTTCTTCGCCACCTTTTTCTCGGTCGATATAGGGCGGCAATGGCATTTGACCTGCCGACTCCAGCAAAGGCCAAATACTCCGGTCGCACTCCAGCTCGGCAAACATTCCATCTCGGCCGATGACCCGCAGCTCCCACTCACCCAGTGTGATAACTTTCCCGGGACGGAGCGCTTTACCTGGTCTTCCCATACAACGCCATCTGGTGGCGGTATGGATAGGCCCATTAAGCGGCCGCTCGAACAAAAGCTCAACATGGCCGCCCGTCGGTTTCTTTCCAATAACACGAGCAGGAATGACTTGGGTCTGGTTAACAACCAGAAGGTCGCCCCTCTCTAGCAAGTTCGGCAGCTCATGAAATATTCGGTGTTCAGAATCATCGCTACCCTTTGGGGCCACCAAGAGCTTGCAACTATCGGCTGGCTCAATCGGGTAATGGGCGATCAGTGAATCCGGGAGCTCATATTTAAATAGCTCTAATGGCAATGCCTCTGGTTTTGACACGACAATAAGCTCCGAGCCTCTCTTGGCAGAAAGGTATTCGAAAGAATTAGATTTAGGATGGGACGTTTATGAATAAAACTCAATAAAACGTTCGATGGCTTATGAATGCTGTCTTACCTGGCTTCAAAACCACTTCCTTGGAGTGGGTTTGAACTACCTGACCTCTTCCGTCAAGGTATTCTATAACAGCTTTATATTTTCCTGGCTTCGCGTAGAGTTCTCCGACATTCACCGCTGCAGGCAGAGTAATCCAACTTCTCTTGTCGGCTTCCTCCGCAATAGCGCTGCCCCAGTTCATTAAAACGCCCGCAACCTGAAGAAGGCTTCCGCCGTCGCCACCGACTTTCTCGCCGACGGCCTGAACGCCCTTGCTTGCAATATACTTCGCAATAGAACGAGCGATAGCCTTCGCCTTGATGCGCGCCATGTGGTCGTTGAGGTTCTCAACGGCTATCGCCGTAATATCTTCAACGAGTTCAGTCTTAGTCGAAACTTTTGTTCCCTCGAGGCGTACCCTCGCAGAAACGATGGTGTGTGGCTTGCGGATAAATTGCGGGTAAGCAACTCGTATTATGTCCCCATCGGCCTGGGCCGTCCAAAACATATCTCGCTTAAACGGGGCCTCACCATTGAGATGAATAAAAACCAATTCACCCAGTTTTCGTTTTTCACTCTGCACAATAAAGCGAGCGCTTGGGCTCGCCTTCCGTAACGCATCAAACTCTTCATTAAAATCAGCGCCCAGTCCATTCAGAACACGTAACGCGTCAGCCATAAGAAGACGCGGTGCTGCGGTGCCATAACGCTGCAGGTAATCAGTCTTATAAACCTTGATGGCCTTTTTGTAGTCAATCCAGGCATCGTTCAGTGACTGAATACCACCTTCAGTCTCAGCCAGCTTCCCCGCCAACCAACGAGCAAATGCATCATCTTTGTAAGCGCTGCGCTTGCCTTTATGACTCTGATTATAGAGTTCAAGCTTGTTCGTGATTTGTCGAGCTTCAACCCTCGCCGCACTGTAGTCACCCAGTCCAATATGGTTCAGAGCGCCCACAAAATGAATGAGAACACGCTCGAAATCTTCACCTGAATAAGAAAGAGCATTATCCGTGGTAAGCAAAGCGCCTATATTTTCTCGAACCGACTCGGTCCAAAGCTCTTGGGCTGCGATCTTAGCTTGCTCGATGTAGGCATTAGACTCTTTGAATCGGCCAGCACCATTGAGGACCATCGCCTTATCCATAAAAAACAGAAGACGGTTCTTCTCTGATTTATAGAAACTCTTTTTAGTCAAATCGAGATACTCGTTGGCTGCGTCGTAATTACCCGACACCAAATGAGGCCTCATTTTAACATAGTGATTCTGCATCCTCAGACCACAGGCCTGAATAGAGACACTCACAACAAGAATAGCGATAATCTTCAATGCGTTCATAGGCTGCTAATTACCATCTTACACGGTTTTGAGAAACCAGTTTTTTGATCTCATGGTCACCGATCCACACCTTTTCGCCGGTTGAAGAATGGAGCATTTCCATGTTCACCTTATACAGCTTCGCTTGCTTACCCTGAACCTGGTCAAGAATGGAGGTGACTCGCACCGCAACAACGTAGTCCGCGCCTGCTTCGTTGCCAATGCTCACACTGCTGTCGTCGCTTTGTCGGCCACTGGCTGCCCGGTCTTGCTCTTCCTCTATCGCACCAAGCTCTGCACCCTTTTGTGCCAATACTCGAGCCTTACCGCTATTAAGCATCGCTCGTTCGATGTTCTTGATGAAAACCTGCGCATCAATGTGCTCATCAGTCTTGTTTACGACTGACCGCACG
Proteins encoded:
- the tgt gene encoding tRNA guanosine(34) transglycosylase Tgt; this encodes MSKNPIEFELLHKDEATEARRGRLTTGHGVIETPVFMPVGTLGTIKGLDQRDREELGADITLANAYHLMLRPGDKAIAEFGGLHKFAANKGAILTDSGGFQVFSLAEMRKVTDDGVKFRSHIDGTLFNLTPERLVELQENLGPDIAMVLDECPPADSEREVVEKAVKRTTAWAQRAVNARTRDDVAWFGIVQGALFEDLRKKHAEEITAMPFHGYAVGGVSVGEAPEDIDRIVRFTTPLLPEDKPRYLMGVGTPGDLVRGVASGIDMFDCVMPTRNARNGTLFVPGGKLNIKKSACRTALEPIDETCTCYACTNHSRAFLRHLYVAHEITFLRLATLHNLTFYMRLMQRIRDEIANGEFDPDAILEWLGEPPLRRT
- the yajC gene encoding preprotein translocase subunit YajC, coding for MQVWNHLIEVSLGQAPAGPSTTVQLVNWAFVALMVFVFYFLLIRPANKQRKEHELLLNALKKGDEVVTNGGLWARVVSIDESVATVELADKVKVRILKDRIAGKWAVTSPAKK
- the secD gene encoding protein translocase subunit SecD translates to MDNGWYSRLFLVLGFVGLAGYFLYPSYYYFYEATDEQRDSHEQFCEAMPSWMTCSKFSLGLDLQGGIHLVMGVGVEKAVEQRLDRLADSLDEGMKEEGIKFTKVVRPRGLLEIQVGFEPGQDRSQFETYLRTDFWQLEAITREDTGYTLALVAERDEEVRRSAVEQTIKSLRNRADQFGVTEPTIARRGASNILIQLPGVKDPKRALDMIGRTAQLEFKIVEAEASSIFVGIDPAELPEGVVARQNTFSGPGGKSVVDNYFELPLLQKEAVRKLLESKIDNEKMIAFGETSSNQEGFLRTYLLTAKAGITGDYLVDARVNQNPDLPSDYHVSMTFDQKGARIFENLTEANKKRNMAIVLDDVVSSAPQIQDRIAGGSAMITLGSSGDTRKKFQEATDLSLVLKAGALPAPVEIREKRQVGKTLGAESVDSGKMAITVGILMVLIFMTFYYRGSGLIANVALVLNIFFVLAVLAMFEATLTLPGMAGIVLTIGMAVDANVIIFERIVEELRIGKTPRAAIDSGYGKAFSTIMDANITTLIAGVVLMQYGSGPVRGFAVTLIIGIICSVFTAIVVTRLIFDFMSSRRRLESLSI
- a CDS encoding penicillin-binding protein activator LpoB yields the protein MRRQIKVVMGVLLSMSMMACISHRGSSRQVTRVAADSQTDLSGNWNDTDARMVSDALLRDCFASAWIQNFAQEEGRKPAIRVRSVVNKTDEHIDAQVFIKNIERAMLNSGKARVLAQKGAELGAIEEEQDRAASGRQSDDSSVSIGNEAGADYVVAVRVTSILDQVQGKQAKLYKVNMEMLHSSTGEKVWIGDHEIKKLVSQNRVRW
- the secF gene encoding protein translocase subunit SecF; this translates as MMKLFDKEPSFDIVGKIPLFWKASGSVLAVCVLLLTVVGLNFGIDFSGGYEIQVKFPKAVDEAEVKSHLAPLGLEGLRVQRFGAVEDNEYLVLVREQGSITGAQKTAIRADFVALAGSEDGLVNWAMAESGESITVAFATPVTEEQVNAILKKNKLHVKGVTRGDRQDRPEYSIGLVSIADDIETALREGTGVASSEQLVKRVEFVGPQVGAELRNDGIMAIVYALGFILLYIAVRFDLAFAPGAVLALIHDVLITVGVFSALGLEFNLPVIAAILAIVGYSLNDTIVVYDRIRENSLRYRGRTLRDLVNTSLNQTLSRTLLTSATTMLVVLALLIVGGGIIRDFSIALTVGVLVGTYSSVAIASPAYIFLRERAEKKVTANKGKSSAVAA
- the queA gene encoding tRNA preQ1(34) S-adenosylmethionine ribosyltransferase-isomerase QueA, with the translated sequence MPLELFKYELPDSLIAHYPIEPADSCKLLVAPKGSDDSEHRIFHELPNLLERGDLLVVNQTQVIPARVIGKKPTGGHVELLFERPLNGPIHTATRWRCMGRPGKALRPGKVITLGEWELRVIGRDGMFAELECDRSIWPLLESAGQMPLPPYIDREKGGEESDLADYQSVFAKEPGAVAAPTASLHFTPDLNKLLEAKGVEFTELVLHVGPGTFLPVRPECGEDVREHEMHGEQYRLPQEAVDSIERTKARGGRVIAVGTTALRTLETWGRTGELEGESKLFLYPGQDLVVADGLITNFHLPGSTLMMLVAAILGVDRTRAIYADAIAQSYRFFSYGDAMLIV